One Bos taurus isolate L1 Dominette 01449 registration number 42190680 breed Hereford chromosome 4, ARS-UCD2.0, whole genome shotgun sequence genomic window, gagacctggctttcaATCCCACCTCTTCCCCTAATTAGCAGTGTGACTTTGGACTATATCATTCAGTTGCTCTGGGGCTCCGTTTCCTTGATTATAAAATGTGAAGGGATTAGACTACATGGTTTTTCACGgcctttaaaaaattctgtcaCGAAAACTCCCTAACTCCATATAATCAGCAGCGTTCTTTTCCCTCTAACATGTTGCTGTAACTCTTCCCACACCCACCCCCCTGTCCCAGTCCAGCAAGCTGCCAACCCATGTTCCATTCTCAGGTAACAAACCCTACGGTTTGGCCAGGCCAAGGATGAGTCTCCCGCCTAGCATTAAAGGCGGCACTTTCGGTGCTCAGGGGACCCCTCTCTGAAAAGTTGACCCAAGTGCCTGCTACAGAGAAGGGCATACTCAACACCATGGCGAAGGAGCATTGCTGCTCTAGAGGCTGAACCAGTGCCCAGGTCAGGGAGCACGCCCAGTGAGCAAAGGAACCCCCCTAACAGCTCTAACGACCCTCAAGCCCGTGAACCATATCCTGTCGGGAAAACACCTCTCCCTTACATTCCAGAGCTTGAATATGCCCCACCCCCAGGACAGGTGCATCTGTTCTTAGGACTCTTCCCCAGGAATGTCTCAGGCCTGTTTCTTCACCTCTCTCCTTAGATGTCTATTCAGCCCCCAAGCCTTTGTCATTTCACAGCAACTGCATAGTTCCCTGACTGCCCAGAGAGCTGTCGGAAGAGCAGGGGTGGGAGGAAATGGGCTCCACACCCTCTGCTTCTGAGGCCGCTCCTTCCTTCACAATCACCTCTGAATGTGTACCTGGGAAGCTGTTCTAATAAATAGCCTGAGTTGTGTCTATGGCACCAGGAAAGGGGGTGATTTCTTGCATTTTTCAGCTGGTCCTAGCCAAGTCCCACCCTTTTTTCTGCtgcagttttctctcttttttattggGGGTAGGGTAGCAGAGGACAGGCAGAGAGAACGCATCATTGTAGCCTAGAAACATGAATAGCAGTTTCTTAAAGTGTGAGCCCATGCATACATGCTGCCACAAACGCGGATACCCAGAAATTTTGTATAAGCAaaatacacagagagagagaggaggattAAGAATTGGCCCTTTCTTAGCCAACTGCTGCAAAGTGCTGCCGCCTCTCTCCCTGTTCAGTGCCAGGGAGATCACACCCACTCAGTCCCGGTTCCCTGCATTAGTATAAATACTGGCGCTTGAAGAGACGCAGGGTCCCAGTTCAGGCAGCCTGCCTGAATGACACTCCTCAGCTAAGCATCAGGAGACCgacacccaccaccaccaccgagagacacatttgtttatttagtaCCCAGAGAATGGGAGCAGCCCTGCCAGAGGGATCTTTTCATCCCAACAACATTATTGCAGTCCTCTTCAGTCCCAGTCCCCCAGGGTCCCCCCAGTAAAGCTGGTGCTGTCTGACCAGCAGCTTCTGCTGAGGTGGCATTTAACTCCTGGCTGGGTCCCAGGAGCTGAGGTTGACCCATTTCCCCCGcttttccagggcacaggaaatTCGGTTCTACCCCCAACAGAGCCAGGGACTAACACACTTAGCTTGTGAAAGGTGCACTAGAATCGGGGTACTTTTATTTAAGCTAAGGAAAAGTGGTTGACAGCTTCAACGTGTTCccatacttttaaaagaaattgaacaTGGTCCTCCCCCCTCCTTTATTCCTTTATATAGAAATGATTCGGTCAATGCTCATAAGAAGCTATAGGTTGAGGGTCTTACTCAATTTAACCCTTTAGGGACATTGAATTAAAAATTgaacaatatttattaaaatacaaaaatacacttTTCTCACATTACAATCAATGTTCTTTTGTTGGcatttccccaccccccaccctacccccctTTCAAATCTGAaccctttatttccttttaaagctAAAATAATAAGTAAAGTTACATCATTAAATGGACCAGCATAACAGAGATCTCTGCCTTCCCCACCCACGCCCaccctttctcctcccctcctcctgagGCAGGCCTGGGAGAGGGAAGGCTTTTGCCCCACTGTGCCACATTCAACAGGACTCCATGGCCAACTCACTGTGCGTGCGTGTGCATCACTTTGTTCGAACTGTGGATTTCAGATCTTTTTTTCTGAAGCATCCTTGGTAAGGAAAGGCTTCATCACTTTAAATGAGCCTGTGccctctctgtctcccccttttcttctctccccaTCTTCTGCCCCCCTACCCATCACCACAACCCATTGACATCAGCCGTAATAATCCCTAATGAATCAGCATTTAGAATAGTCACCAAATCACAAGCATGAGAAAAGCTTCCACTCCCCCAAGCTTCCCACTCCCGGCCTCTCCTCCCTTTCTCcaccttaaaacaaacaaaccctttataaaagaaaatcatcaaatgcCATCATTGTCGACAATCATTTGTCAGATGCTGGGAACAACAGGTGGACATGGCACTATGCTGATGTATGCCCTCCCGTGAATACCTTTTCTCTGTTGCTGTCCGCTCCCATCCCGCTCTGGGACCCCCAGGCCCCTTCAGGAGCCGCCTccttcacctgggaagccctgaatagaCACATGCCTTGCACAGAGTGGGTTAAGCCCAACTGCAGGAATCTGGTACAATGTGAAAGCATTTGACTGCAAGCTACGCCAGctcccttccttctctgctcCTTCCCTCCGCACTCCCGTCAGGCGGGGCGTGCGGTGTCCCAGTGCACAAACCAAGAAGACCTGTGCACAGGGGTGCGCACCCTCAGTCCCTTGAGGGTTTCATGTGAATTTCGGTGATTTTCCTGTTTAAAACACCATGTTACAGATCTGTCTTCCCCTTGGCCTCAGAAGAAAAATTTATTGCCTCTCAACATTCTAAGCATAGTACAAATtcttagtgctttttttttttggaattttttttgtttaaataagaTAAATCTGCAAAGACAGCTCTCAGCCTAAGAAAGATGTCTACAGAAATGGGTAGTCCTGGGTCCTATGAAgcatcttctaaaaaaaaaaatgacagattccatctacccccaccccacccctcagcaGCCCGCACCCTAACTCTTTAGGGATGTTTGTTGGTGTTTTAAGTTGGTTTTATCTTAGCAGTTTTAACCGTATACCAGAAATCCCTTCTGGCCACATAGCAACTTGACTTGTGACTTCTACCCCACAACATTCCCAAGGTAACCCTCCCCTACCCCCTTTAAATAGAACTTACAAGTtagaaaatagttttgttttgagttttcttttttaaattttaatataatctgTTTCTTTTACCAGCCCATAGATTTAATATATAAGCATATACAAGAAAAAGTCTCTCCCCACTCTGTACAAAAGTTgctgtctttgtgtgtgtgtgcattctatTGCATTTGTAtaagtttttttttgggggggggagtcATATCTGAGTTTCCTGTACCTTGTCCTTGGTATGGGTCTGAATGATATAAGGTTCAGAGATAGTGGTGACCGCGGGGTGGAGAGAGTTCCCCAGGCTGTTTTCTGTCCAGTGGGCCCCATGTGCTGGTTTGTAGGTGTTGTAGTTAATATGGTCATGAATTGTGGGCAGCACGACTGCCCCCTCACCTGATACACCGGCCggagctgctgttgctgctgcaggTGCCGCCGCAGGGATGTCATCATCCACCTGGATAATCTCAACTGTCCGGGCGGCTGTGACTGTACTCCTCTGCTGGTGCCGCTTGCGAAGTTTATAGAAGACAATCAGCATGGCAGCAGCGAGCAGGGTCACTGCCACAAAGCAGCCGATGATGATCTTGGTGGTCTTCATGACTTCATCCAGGCTGGTCTGCATCTTGTCGTTGGTGTCCGTCGCGGTCACTGCCACCTGCTTGGGCACACGGGTGGTCTGGATGAGCACCGTGGTAGAGGTGGTATAAGCCGGCTGGTAACCAGTGGACGTCGTAGGAACAGGCTTGTACTTGCGCGTTGTGTCCTCGGGCGAGATCTCGGTGGTCTCCACTGTGACCGTGGTGAAGAAGCTGTAGTTGGAGGTGTTGAGCTCGGCCGTGCTCACGTTGAGGTAGGCCGAGGCATTGGAGTTGCCCGCCACATTGGTCACCATGCACGTGTATACCCCTGTGTCTGAGAGCAGCACGTGGGAAAAGTTCAAGGTGCCGTCGTTGAGGACGGAGATCCGTGGGTGGCGGGAGGCGTGGCTGAGCACTGTCCCATTGGGCAGCAACCACTTCACAGAGGACATGGGGGGAGTCCGACACTTAAGTTCCGCCATCCGACCCTCCGAGATATTGAGGTCCCGAGGGGCATCCATGATGAAGGGGGCGGAGCACTGGAAGGAGGCCTGGTCCACCTCCACCAGGTAGCGGCCTCGCATGTGCAAGGGAGCGTGGCAGCGGCCACAGCAGGTGGAGTTGGTGGGTATGTACTCCCGAAGCCACCAGGCTAGCCAGAGAATGTCACAATCACAGTTCCAAGGATTGTGGTGTAGGTGCAACTCCACCAGGTACCTCAGGGGGGTGAAGAGGTCATGGGGCAAAGAAGAGAGGTTATTATGGGCCAGGTTGAGTTCCACCAGCGAGGCCAGCCCATCAAAAGCATTCCGCTCAATCAGGCTGACTTGTGAGTTCATGACCCATAGCTTCTTGAGGGAGCCGAGGCCATGGAAGGAGCCAGGCCTGATCTCCGGGAAGTGGTTCCCCGACATCTCCAGCTCCTCCAGCCCCACGAGCGGGGTGAGGTTGGGCATGTCCTTGATGTTGCACATGCCCAAGTTCAGGTACTTGAGGTTGAACAGTCCCTCAAAGGCCCCCTCGGAGATGTACTCCAGCTTCTTGAGCTCCCCCAGGTCCAGGCGCATGAGGGAGGGCACCCGGTTGAAGGCATAAGAGGGGATGCTCTCTATGGGGTTGTTGCGCAGCCAGAGCTCCCGCAGCTTGGACAGGTATTCGAAGGCCCCGCTGGGAATGACCGTCAGCCAGTTGTCGAACAGCTCCAGGGTGTTGAGGCTGGCCAGGCCGTTGAAGGCCCCCACCTCTATCTGCCGGATGGAGTTCCTGCCCAGCTGCAAGACCTCCAGGTGGTGGAGGTGGCGGAAGGTGTCGGCCTGAATCATCTGGATATTGTTCTCCATGAGGTTGAGGTACCGGGTGTTGGAAGGAATCCCCTGAGGGACCTCGGAGAGGCCCCGGCGGGTGCACACCACCTTGCTGAACTGGTTACTACACGAGCAGACGGATGGGCAGTTCTGGGGCCCGGCGGAGGCAGCAGCAGCGATGGCTGCACACAGAATCCACACTTGCGCCGTGAGGTAGACGACGGGGAGCAGGACGGCATTCCAGGTGTGATGCACAGTTACCTGCCACAAGAGCTTCATGGTGTGGCACGTTCATAATTCACCATCGCCTGGGATTTTGGCTCGGAAAGGAGAACCAGCCCTACCCCGGCTTAAGTGAGCTAGGAGCTCCTCTTTCCatctggagaaggaggtggggagggggcgatTAGAGAGACGGAGCAGATCGGccgggaagaa contains:
- the LRRC4 gene encoding leucine-rich repeat-containing protein 4; the encoded protein is MKLLWQVTVHHTWNAVLLPVVYLTAQVWILCAAIAAAASAGPQNCPSVCSCSNQFSKVVCTRRGLSEVPQGIPSNTRYLNLMENNIQMIQADTFRHLHHLEVLQLGRNSIRQIEVGAFNGLASLNTLELFDNWLTVIPSGAFEYLSKLRELWLRNNPIESIPSYAFNRVPSLMRLDLGELKKLEYISEGAFEGLFNLKYLNLGMCNIKDMPNLTPLVGLEELEMSGNHFPEIRPGSFHGLGSLKKLWVMNSQVSLIERNAFDGLASLVELNLAHNNLSSLPHDLFTPLRYLVELHLHHNPWNCDCDILWLAWWLREYIPTNSTCCGRCHAPLHMRGRYLVEVDQASFQCSAPFIMDAPRDLNISEGRMAELKCRTPPMSSVKWLLPNGTVLSHASRHPRISVLNDGTLNFSHVLLSDTGVYTCMVTNVAGNSNASAYLNVSTAELNTSNYSFFTTVTVETTEISPEDTTRKYKPVPTTSTGYQPAYTTSTTVLIQTTRVPKQVAVTATDTNDKMQTSLDEVMKTTKIIIGCFVAVTLLAAAMLIVFYKLRKRHQQRSTVTAARTVEIIQVDDDIPAAAPAAATAAPAGVSGEGAVVLPTIHDHINYNTYKPAHGAHWTENSLGNSLHPAVTTISEPYIIQTHTKDKVQETQI